Proteins co-encoded in one Malus sylvestris chromosome 7, drMalSylv7.2, whole genome shotgun sequence genomic window:
- the LOC126628485 gene encoding uncharacterized protein LOC126628485 — MTKVYGTGPYDFKRHHVAEYPLEYPVEAKPGSALPSSITLSEIQRDRLTMIAADNWSKTLDASKPKKPFEPELVKVIYRTELSVEEGQRRAVPSQRVMILEVSQYLENYLWPNFDPETATFEHVMSMILIVNEKFRENVAAWACFYDRKDVFKGFLERVLRHKSGRELSIAEKTNYLVFMINAFQSLEDEIVSDTVLRLASLQSWHSLSYGRFQMELCFNPDLIRKWKRMIKREAKDAAKRGEPFDPSTTLEVQFLRNLIEEFLEILDSKVLAPDPGMNEDYHLADAMRVDDACVLYCERFMEFLIDLLSQLPTRRYLRPLVSDVAVVAKCHLSALYRHEKGKLFAQLVDLLQFYEGFEINDHVGTQLTDDEVLQSHYERVQSFQLLAFKKVPKLQELALANIGSIDKRNDLSKKLSVLSPGELKNLVCSKLKLVSKDDPWSERVDFLIEVMVSFFEKQQSQKEKINALPLYPNELIMWDESLVPSINYSGEGCLALPKLNLQFLTLHDYLLRNFNLFRLESTYEIREDIQEVVPHLHAYINNEGETAFRGWSRMAVPIKDFKISEVKQPNIGEVKPAAVTAQITFSISSYRGQMRSEWNALKEHDVLFLLSIRPSFEPLSAEEDGKASVPQRLGLQYVRGCEVIEIRDEEGTLMNDFTGRIKRDEWKPPKGELRTVTVALDTAQYHMDVSNIAAKGAEDVYGTFNILMRRKPKENNFKAILESIRDLMNEYCIVPDWLHNIFLGYGNPSAAQWTNMPDLLETVDFKDTFLDADHLKECFPDDQVCFISPDGTENLNPRPPFRITLPKTMRSNTNALPGNKKSTNDVPMDNSDSEKEKIVVEAYTPPDPGPYPQDQPRKNSVKFTPTQVGAIISGIQPGLTMVVGPPGTGKTDTAVQILNVLYHNCPSQRTLIITHSNQALNDLFEKIMQRDVPARYLLRLGQGEQELATDLDFSRQGRVNAMLVRRLELLSEVERLARSLQLPEDVGYTCETAGYFWLLHVYSHWEQFLAACKENKDKTSFVKDRFPFKEFFSNTPKPVFTGESFEKDMRAAKGCFRHLKTMFQELEECRAFELLKSTADRANYLMTKQAKIVAMTCTHAALKRKDFLELGFKYDNLLMEESAQILEIETFIPMLLQRQEDGYARLKRCILIGDHHQLPPVVKNIAFQKYSHMDQSLFTRFVRLGIPYIELNAQGRARPSIAKLYNWRYRDLGDLPYVKEGAIFHRANSGFSYEYQLVDVPDYNGRGESTPSPYFFQNVGEAEYIVSVYIYMRLLGYPASKISILTTYNGQKLLIRDVINRRCAPYDFIGPPSKVTTVDKFQGQQNDFILLSLVRTRIVGHLRDVRRLIVAMSRARLGLYVFCRRSLFEQCYELQPTFQRLLQRPDHLALNLNEIKSNTERHVEETGPIHLVSSVDEMIGIYQQLYEVKFHQYMPYSGQVGELLPIDTDVHHPMDTDMPVTSEGAPDDSAQHGSNMEEDTKGGVVANGQNTESLFKNHSNGETDAKASVPPESNSDETELEE; from the exons ATGACGAAGGTGTATGGAACAGGGCCGTACGATTTCAAGCGCCACCATGTCGCCGAGTACCCGCTCGAGTACCCGGTCGAGGCCAAGCCCGGTTCGGCGCTTCCTAGCTCGATAACGCTGTCGGAGATTCAGCGGGACCGGCTCACGATGATTGCCGCCGATAATTGGTCCAAAACCCTAGACGCCTCGAAGCCCAAGAAGCCCTTCGAACCGGAGCTAGTGAAGGTGATTTATCGGACGGAGTTGTCAGTTGAAGAGGGTCAGAGAAGGGCCGTCCCGTCACAGAGGGTGATGATTCTGGAGGTCAGTCAGTACTTGGAGAACTATCTGTGGCCAAATTTTGACCCCGAAACCGCGACCTTCGAGCACGTTATGTCCATGATTCTCATTGTCAATGAGAAG TTTCGAGAGAATGTAGCAGCTTGGGCGTGCTTTTATGACCGGAAAGATGTGTTCAAAGGATTCCTTGAGAGGGTTCTTCGGCATAAATCG GGAAGAGAGTTAAGCATAGCTGAGAAGACAAATTATTTAGTGTTCATGATTAATGCCTTTCAG AGTTTGGAAGATGAGATCGTGAGCGATACTGTCCTTAGGTTAGCAAGTTTGCAATCTTGGCACAGTCTGTCGTACGGTCGTTTTCAG ATGGAACTTTGTTTTAATCCTGATTTGATCAGGAAATGGAAAAGGATGATAAAGAGGGAGGCCAAAGACGCTGCAAAACGCGGAGAGCCATTTGACCCTTCAACTACACTTGAAGTTCAGTTCTTGAGAAACCTCATTGAAGAGTTCCTTGAG ATACTTGATTCCAAGGTTTTAGCCCCTGATCCTGGCATGAATGAAGATTATCACCTTGCTGATGCTATGCGTGTCGATGATGCTTGTGTTTTGTACTGTGAGAGGTTTATGGAATTTCTTATTGACCTCTTGAGCCAACTACCAACAAGGAG GTACTTGAGGCCACTTGTTTCTGATGTGGCTGTAGTTGCCAAATGCCACTTGAGTGCTCTGTATAGACACGAGAAGGGGAAACTCTTTGCACAGTTGGTCGACTTGCTGCAGTTTTATGAAGGATTTGAGATTAATGATCATGTTGGGACACAACTGACAGATGATGAGGTGCTTCAATCTCATTACGAACGCGTGCAATCTTTCCAGCTACTTGCATTTAAAAAGGTTCCTAAG TTGCAAGAGCTTGCTTTGGCTAACATTGGTTCGATTGACAAGCGCAATGATCTCTCAAAGAAATTGTCTGTTCTTTCTCCTGGTGAATTGAAGAATTTGGTTTGTTCAAAG CTGAAGCTGGTTTCAAAGGATGATCCATGGTCTGAAAGGGTTGATTTCCTTATTGAAGTCATGGTTTCCTTTTTCGAAAAGCAACAGTctcaaaaggaaaaaataaatgcCCTTCCACTGTACCCAAATGAACTCATCATGTGGGATGAAAGCCTTGTGCCAAGCATCAATTACTCTGGAGAAGGTTGTCTGGCCCTACCAAAACTGAACTTGCAATTTTTAACATTACATGATTATCTCCTCAGAAATTTCAATCTCTTTCGTCTCGAATCAACATATGAGATTCGTGAGGATATTCAGGAAGTTGTTCCGCATCTGCATGCGTACATTAATAATGAAGGAGAAACTGCTTTTCGTGGTTGGTCAAGGATGGCAGTGCCAATCAAAGATTTTAAGATCAGTGAGGTAAAACAGCCAAATATTGGAGAAGTCAAGCCAGCTGCTGTGACAGCACAAATTACTTTTAGCATTTCTAGTTATAGAGGACAGATGAGATCAGAATGGAATGCTCTTAAAGAGCATGATGTCCTTTTTTTACTTTCTATTCGTCCTTCCTTTGAGCCTCTAAGTGCAGAAGAGGATGGCAAGGCGAGTGTGCCCCAGAGGCTTGGTCTTCAGTATGTACGGGGTTGTGAAGTCATTGAGATTCGTGATGAAGAGGGAACTCTAATGAACGATTTTACTGGAAGGATTAAACGGGATGAGTGGAAGCCTCCAAAAGGAGAACTGAGAACTGTGACCGTTGCTTTAGATACAGCACAATACCACATGGATGTCAGCAACATTGCTGCAAAAGGCGCAGAAGATGTTTATGGGACATTCAATATATTGATGAGGAGAAAGCCCAAGGAAAATAACTTTAAAGCAATTTTGGAATCCATTAGAGATCTTATGAATGAATATTGTATTGTTCCGGACTGGTTGCACAACATTTTTCTGGGGTATGGTAATCCTTCTGCTGCACAATGGACTAATATGCCGGATCTTTTGGAAACTGTGGATTTTAAAGATACTTTCCTTGATGCAGACCATTTGAAAGAATGTTTTCCAGATGATCAG GTTTGTTTTATTAGTCCAGATGGCACAGAAAACTTGAATCCAAGGCCTCCTTTTCGAATAACACTTCCCAAGACAATGAGAAGCAACACCAATGCTCTTCCAGGGAATAAGAAATCTACTAATGATGTCCCCATGGATAATTCCGATagtgagaaagaaaaaattgttgTTGAAGCATACACACCTCCTGACCCAGGTCCGTATCCCCAAGATCAGCCAAGGAAGAACTCTGTTAAATTTACACCCACTCAG GTCGGAGCAATCATCTCAGGTATTCAGCCAGGACTAACAATGGTCGTGGGTCCACCTGGTACAGGAAAAACTGATACCGCTGTCCAAATTCTGAATGTTCTTTATCATAATTGTCCGTCTCAGAGAACATTGATAATTACTCATTCAAACCAGGCTCTAAATGACCTTTTTGAGAAGATTATGCAG AGGGATGTGCCTGCACGCTATCTTCTTCGACTTGGGCAAGGAGAGCAAGAGCTAGCAACTGATCTGGACTTCAGCCGACAAGGCCGTGTCAATGCCATGCTTGTGCGGCGCTTAGAGTTGCTAAGTGAAGTGGAGAGGCTGGCTAGATCACTCCAGTTGCCTGAGGATGTAGGTTATACATGTGAAACTGCTGGGTACTTTTGGTTGCTTCATGTTTACTCGCATTGGGAGCAATTCCTTGCTGCTTGTAAGGAGAATAAAGATAAAACATCATTTGTTAAAGATCGTTTTCCCTTCAAGGAGTTCTTCTCCAACACACCGAAACCAGTCTTTACTGGTGAGTCATTTGAGAAAGATATGCGGGCAGCCAAGGGTTGCTTTCGTCATCTGAAGACCATGTTTCAAGAGCTTGAAGAGTGTAGGGCGTTTGAGTTACTGAAGTCTACTGCTGATCGAGCAAATTACCTGATGACCAAGCAGGCAAAGATAGTTGCCATGACATGCACTCATGCAGCTCTAAAGAGAAAGGATTTCCTTGAGTTAGGTTTCAAGTATGACAACTTGCTCATGGAAGAAAGTGCTCAAATTTTGGAGATTGAAACTTTCATACCAATGTTGCTCCAGAGGCAGGAAGATGGTTATGCTCGGCTTAAACGCTGCATCCTGATTGGTGATCATCACCAGTTGCCTCCTGTTGTTAAGAATATAGCATTCCAAAAATACAGCCACATGGATCAGAGTCTCTTTACTAGGTTTGTCCGATTGGGCATTCCTTATATTGAACTTAATGCCCAGGGTAGAGCCAGGCCAAGTATAGCCAAACTGTACAACTGGAGATACAGAGATCTGGGTGACCTTCCATATGTAAAGGAGGGTGCCATATTTCATAGAGCAAATTCTGGATTTTCCTATGAATACCAGTTGGTGGATGTGCCAGATTACAATGGCAGAGGTGAGTCTACACCTTCACCTTATTTCTTCCAAAATGTGGGGGAAGCAGAATACATTGTCAGTGTCTATATTTATATGCGTCTACTTGGGTACCCGGCAAGCAAAATCTCCATATTGACCACTTACAATGGCCAGAAGCTTTTAATCCGCGATGTTATCAACAGACGTTGTGCTCCATATGACTTCATAGGCCCTCCCAGCAAG GTTACAACAGTTGATAAATTTCAAGGTCAGCAAAATGATTTTATACTGCTCTCTCTTGTGCGTACTCGCATTGTGGGTCACCTTCGTGATGTTAGGAGATTGATTGTTGCAATGTCTCGTGCCCGACTGGGTCTTTACGTGTTTTGCCGTCGTTCTTTGTTTGAACAATGCTATGAACTTCAGCCTACATTTCAACGTCTACTTCAGAGACCTGATCACCTTGCCCTTAATTTGAATGAGATTAAATCAAACACTGAGCGTCACGTTGAAGAAACTGGTCCTATTCATCTTGTCAGCAGTGTTGATGAGATGATTGGTATCTACCAGCAGCTTTATGAG gtaaaGTTTCATCAATACATGCCTTATTCAGGTCAAGTAGGTGAACTCCTTCCGATTGATACAGATGTGCACCATCCCATGGATACAGATATGCCTGTAACTTCCGAAGGGGCACCAGACGATAGTGCCCAGCATGGAAGCAATATGGAAGAAGACACTAAAGGTGGTGTCGTTGCCAATGGGCAGAACACAGAATCATTATTCAAGAACCATTCAAATGGGGAGACAGATGCTAAAGCTAGCGTGCCACCCGAAAGCAATTCTGATGAAACAGAATTGGAAGAGTAG
- the LOC126628499 gene encoding (+)-borneol dehydrogenase 2-like — translation MGITPRKSKLDKGLGRSVVGRKAERRERNIFREKERGEALSTTMTEQAGSLPNFQRLVGKVALVTGGATGIGESIVRLFHKHGAKVCLVDVQDNLGLQVCESLNGDPNICYLHCDVTVEDDVSRAVDFTVDKYGMLDIMVNNAGVSGSPCPDIRNADLSEFQKVLDINVKGVFLGMKHAARAMIPQKKGSIVSLSSVSSALGGIGPHAYTGSKHAVLGLTKSVAAELGNHGIRVNCVSPYAVATNLALAHLPEDERTEDAWTGFRSFISKNANLHGVELTVDDVANAVLFLASDESKYISGDNLMIDGGFTCVNHSLRVFR, via the exons atggGAATCACCCCAAGAAAAAGTAAACTTGACAAAGGTTTAGGAAGAAGTGTAGTAGGTAGAAAagcagagaggagagagaggaatatattcagagaaaaagagagaggtgAGGCTTTGTCCACCACCATGACTGAACAAGCGGGTTCGCTTCCAAACTTCCAGAG GTTAGTAGGGAAAGTGGCACTGGTGACCGGCGGAGCCACTGGCATTGGAGAAAGCATTGTGCGCCTGTTCCACAAACATGGCGCAAAAGTTTGTCTAGTTGATGTGCAGGACAACCTCGGCTTACAAGTGTGCGAATCCCTCAACGGAGATCCAAACATTTGTTATCTCCATTGCGATGTCACAGTAGAGGATGATGTTAGCCGTGCGGTTGATTTCACTGTCGATAAATATGGCATGCTGGATATCATGGTCAACAACGCTGGGGTGTCAGGTTCGCCTTGTCCAGACATCCGCAATGCAGACTTATCTGAGTTTCAGAAAGTGTTAGATATTAACGTGAAGGGAGTGTTCCTCGGAATGAAGCACGCAGCTAGGGCAATGATCCCGCAGAAAAAGGGCAGCATAGTTTCTCTTTCCAGTGTTTCAAGTGCTCTAGGAGGCATTGGACCACATGCATACACAGGGTCCAAGCATGCTGTGTTGGGGCTGACCAAGAGCGTTGCAGCTGAGCTTGGGAATCATGGGATACGCGTTAACTGCGTTTCTCCTTATGCAGTTGCGACGAATTTGGCTTTGGCTCACCTGCCCGAGGATGAGAGAACCGAAGATGCCTGGACAGGTTTCCGATCTTTTATATCGAAAAATGCCAACTTGCACGGAGTGGAACTGACAGTTGATGATGTAGCTAATGCTGTGCTCTTTTTGGCAAGTGACGAGTCCAAGTATATAAGCGGGGATAATCTCATGATCGACGGGGGCTTCACTTGTGTGAATCACTCACTGAGAGTCTTTAGATGA